From Enhydrobacter sp., the proteins below share one genomic window:
- a CDS encoding alkylhydroperoxidase domain protein — protein MTDRTLTPPAHSEPVVFTRDMLDWLPWLEPVAEAALTERQKESLVDAARSKSDYFRLLARDPDVLEARTRTDKDIFYNTAGGAPRADRELAAAATSRLNGCIYCASVHARHAAVYSKRTEDVDRLLEKGVEAGLDERWDAIVAASVALTTIPMTFGAGHVARLRQAGLDDAAIADIIGAASFFNWANRLMLSLGVPAEQK, from the coding sequence ATGACCGACAGGACCCTGACCCCGCCGGCGCATTCCGAGCCGGTCGTCTTCACCCGCGACATGCTCGACTGGCTGCCGTGGCTCGAGCCGGTCGCCGAGGCGGCGCTGACGGAGCGGCAGAAGGAGAGCCTGGTCGACGCCGCGCGCTCGAAATCCGACTATTTCCGGCTGCTGGCGCGCGATCCCGACGTGCTCGAGGCGCGCACGCGCACCGACAAGGACATCTTCTACAACACCGCCGGCGGCGCGCCGCGCGCCGACCGCGAGCTCGCCGCCGCCGCCACCTCGCGGCTGAACGGCTGCATCTACTGCGCCTCCGTCCACGCCCGCCACGCCGCGGTCTATTCCAAGCGGACGGAGGACGTCGACCGCCTGCTCGAGAAAGGCGTCGAGGCCGGGCTGGACGAGCGCTGGGACGCCATCGTCGCCGCCTCGGTGGCGCTCACGACGATCCCGATGACCTTCGGCGCCGGACACGTCGCGCGGCTGCGCCAGGCGGGCCTCGACGATGCGGCGATCGCCGACATCATCGGCGCCGCCTCGTTCTTCAACTGGGCCAACCG
- a CDS encoding CMD domain protein has product MSDVIDALVGIAPGSRLDAVRAQRAEARKHAQASYDALFAPAAPGGFTPDERFAVAAFVAGLHREPRTGAHYESKLPAGLRGAVAAQVAAARGEGPYGRFPRGPLSAEDAAGPIHRIDDAARAALGPKLAAAFEHVHMLVFHPRDASAAALQKLLDAGWTTTEIVTLSQLVSFLAFQIRVVAGLRVLNAELA; this is encoded by the coding sequence ATGAGCGACGTCATCGACGCGCTGGTCGGCATCGCGCCGGGCTCGAGGCTCGACGCCGTGCGGGCGCAACGCGCCGAGGCGCGCAAGCACGCCCAGGCGAGCTACGACGCGCTGTTCGCGCCCGCGGCGCCGGGCGGCTTCACGCCCGACGAGCGTTTCGCCGTCGCCGCCTTCGTCGCCGGCCTGCACCGCGAGCCGCGGACCGGCGCGCACTACGAGTCGAAGCTGCCGGCGGGACTGCGCGGCGCCGTCGCCGCCCAGGTCGCGGCCGCGCGCGGCGAGGGACCCTACGGCCGCTTCCCCAGGGGTCCGCTCAGCGCCGAGGATGCGGCGGGCCCGATCCATCGCATCGACGACGCGGCGCGCGCCGCGCTCGGCCCGAAGCTCGCCGCCGCTTTCGAGCACGTCCACATGCTGGTGTTCCATCCGCGCGATGCCTCGGCGGCCGCGCTGCAGAAGCTGCTCGACGCGGGCTGGACGACGACCGAGATCGTGACTCTCTCCCAGCTCGTCTCCTTCCTCGCCTTCCAGATCCGCGTCGTCGCCGGGCTGAGAGTGCTCAACGCGGAGCTCGCATGA